CCGCTGTACGAGCAAAGCTCGCTCGACGGGCTGGAATCGGATATCAGAATTGTCTCGCAGATCTGGTTCAGACACGACCGCCACGAGTCGGTCGATTTACTTCGCGTTCGCGTGTCTGCTGTACTCGATTTGGCGAGCGGTCGATTTGCTCGTGCGGGTCGAGTTGACCGGTGAGTACGAGCATTCGCCGATTGTGACGGCCGATAATACGCTGACGCTGCTGAAGAAGGGAACAGGAATGGGGTAGTAGAGTGTTCAATCTGGGTCAGCGCAGATTTCCGAGTAGCAACGCTATCGGGACTCTCGGGAAAGCGGCGATCTGGTTGTTGGTACGACAGGAAGACGCGAACGAAGGGCGATCTGAAGCAGTTTTTGTTCACTGATTCGGCTGAAACTACGCATCACAGCCCTGCGAAACCCGGTGTAGTCTCAACTTGCCGTCGTGTGTCAACCCGAACGAGATAGCGGGTGACATCCTCCCGCGGCTAAAGGCGCGGGCCTCCCACCCGGTGTTGACCGGGCAGGTCAATCCTGAACGTTGGGAGTCTCAGGTTTGCTGGACAGTCAGCCAGTGGCTCTGCCACGAAGCCGTTACTCGTACCCGCTGAAGGGCTCCGAGTTACCTGATTGTTTTACGACTGTCGGCGTGGTCGGCTTACTTTTTGATTCCGGTTAGAAACCGTGGCAAACACCGAGTCAACTGCCAGTTCCCCACGCACAATTATACGTACTGTGTCTATACATAAACTTTTCTCGGATTCATCTGGTGGCTAAAGCCACCAGTATTCTCCTTGTATCTCTATAAACGGAAGAGAGGTTTCCGAATCTTCCGAGTAATTTTATATAGTAACCATCGCAGGTGAATACACGTCGATCGCGCTGTCGTCGTGCGATCGAGTGTGCAGTGTCTTCCGATCGCTACCATAGCTCGGTCGGGGGCCGTACTGGCACGACCCACACCCCCACCGCCTCGCACGAGTGGGGAACCCCCAACCGTGGCCCGCCCGGCCTGTGGCCGGAAACCACGGCGTTACCGTAGAAGAATGTCAGACGCCCGTGCCGATCTCCGAGAGGCCGACGAGCAGCGCGCCGGCGGCGAGAGCGAGCGCCGCGACGGCGGCGACCGGACCGTCGGGAAGCGGAGTATCGAGGATCCCCACGGCGAAGATGAGGACGCTGCCGACGGAGAGTGCGACCGCGCCGAGGACGAGTTTCCGCGTGTCGGTTGTCATACCCACAGATCGACAGTTATGCGGCATAAAGCCTGTGAATCGAGGGCGAGCGAGAGCCGAGCGAAAGGCGTATTCGCTCCGGTGCCGACCGTGGGGTATGGCAAGCGACATCGACGCGCTCCGGACGGTCGCGGACTACCAGTTCGAGGCGGGCGCGGGGGCGGCGCTCTTCGAGGGCGACGTCGCCATCCAGCGGACGGGATCGGGTCGCCCACAGCAGGTCATCGCCGGCGGCGAGCGCGTCGTCTCCTACGGGACCGACGGTCGGTTCACGCTCGGCGTTGCTGGCGGCGCGCGCCTCCAGCGTGCGCTCGAGGCACCCGCCTACCGCGTCGTCGTCGGCGACGACAGCGAGCCGTTCGTCCGCGAGGAGCGAAACGTCTTCGCGAAGTTCGTCCGGCGCGTCGACCCCGGCGTGCGGCCGGGCGACGAGGTCCTCGTCGAGCACGACCGTGGCGACCTCCTCGCCGTCGGACGGGCGGAGCTGTCGGCGGAGGCGATGTCCGACTTCAACACCGGGATGGCCGTCAAAGTCCGAGACGGCCGCCCGGCGTAGCCGGGGCGGGGAGATGCGGCCGGGATATATAAACACCGACCGCGATTCCCACCACAGTATATAAACACCGACCATTTGCAGGCGGATCGATATTGCGGTCGGGACCGGACGTTCCCGGATGAACGCCGGATCGCTCGGCGACCGACTCGAACGGACGCGGATCGACGCCGACGCGACGCATCTCCCCGTCGAGTCGACGGACGGGTTCCGCGTCTGCGTCCCGGTCGCGGCGGCCATCGAGGGGGTCCTCGCCGTCGACCGGGTCGGCACCGACGTCTTCCCGCGGTTGGTCGCGCCGTCGCTGTCGGGGACGCGGTTCGTGCGCCGCGTCGCCACCATCGGGGGCAGGCGGCTCGCGCCGTCGGCCGACCCGGCGGACCACGAGGACCTGCTGCTCGCGGCGGCGCCGTGAACGCTCGGGGGACGCGCTTCGGTCGGTCGCGGCCGACAGATCGTAACATCAGGCTTTTTGCGGCGTCGGCCCCTCGGTAGGGGTATGTTTGGAGGAGGCGGCGGGCTGAACCCGCGCAAGATGAAGCAGATGATGAACCAGATGGGCATCGACCTCGAGGACATCGACGCCGAAGAGGTCATTATCCGCACCCCCGAGGAGGAACTCGTCTTCCACGACGCCGAGGTCCAGCGGATGGACGCCCAGGGCCAACAGACCTACCAGGTCGTCGGCGACCCCGATACCCGCCCCCGCGGCGAGGCGGGCAGCATCGAGGAAGCGGACGCCGGTAGTGACGCCGAGGCGGCCGACGACGCGATCGAAAGCGGGTTTTCCGAGGACGACGTCGAGATCGTCGCTACCCGAACCGGCGTCTCCGAGGCGGAAGCCAGGGAGGCCTTAGAGGAGACCGGCGACCTCGCGGCCGCCGTTCAGAAACTCGAGTGACGGGCGCCGGTTCCGACGGGGATCGAGGCGACCCGAACGGGAACGAACGCGACCCGAACGGGGCGGGGACCCCCGAACCGGCCGACCAGCCGGCTCGGGTGCTCGTCGTTCGTGGCTCCCGCGCGTTCGTGCTCGCGCCGGGGGAGACTCAAGAGACGGACCTCGGCGTGATCGAACTCCCGGCCGACGTGACGCCGGGGACGGTCGTCGAGACGCATCTCGGCGAGGCCTTCGAGGTGCGGCGGCTCCGTGGCCCGGACTTGTTCGAACACCTGGAGCGCACCGGTGCGCCGATGATGCCCCGCGACATCGGACTCGTGATCGGGCACACGGGCGTCGCCGCGGGCGATCGCGCCCTCGACGCCGGGACCGGAACCGGCGTCCTCGCGGCGTATCTCGGCCGTCTCGGCGTCGAGGTGACGACCTACGAGCGCGACGCCGAGTTCGCCGCGGTCGCCCGCGAGAACATGGCGACCGCGGGCGTCGCCGAGCAAATCGACGTCAGGACCGGCGATCTGACCGACGAACTCGACGCCGTCGAGGGCGGGTACGACCTGCTCACGCTCGATACGGGCGACGCGGCGGCGGTCGTCGAGCGCGCCGACGAACTGTTGGCCCCCGGTGGCTTCCTCGCGGTGTACTCGCCGTTCGTCGAGTCGGCCCGCGCGTGCGTCGAGGCCGCCCGGTCGGCGGGCCTCGCCGACATCGAGACGCTGGAGACCATCCAGCGCCGGATGGACTTCGACGACCGCGGGTCGCGGCCCTCGACCGCGGGCGTCGGCCACACCGGCTATCTCGTCTTCGCGCGGTTCCTCCCCGACGTCGGGTAGGTCAGGGCTACTCGGGGATCCGCACCCGGCTGCCCACCCAAAACAGCGTGAAAAGAAGCGACACCACCGCCAGCGGCACCATCCACTGCATCGCGGCGACGAGCCCCGCCGAGGCCTGCAACCCGATGACGACGAGCAGTTGCGGTCCACAGCAGGCGAACCCAGAGAGGAGCCCCGGGACGCCAGCCGTCGCGCCCGCGCCGGCTCCGATCCGGCAGGCGTCGGGCCCGCGCCAGGAGACGACCGAAACCGAAAGCGTCACGCCGACGAGCAGCCCCAACCCGAGCCCCAAGGCGACGTTGACCGGCCGGAACAGGTAGACGATCGGCCCGGCCTCGATGCGTGCGACGGCCTCGAAGAGGAACGGCGAGAGCGGGGTCAGCGCGGTCGAAACCGGCTCGGCGACGACGAAGACGTCGAGGCCACCGGGGCCGCTCGCGGTCAGGTCCCGCAACGCCCAGAGGTAGGTGAGCAGATACAGCACCGCCACGACGACGAGCGTCGCCCGACCGTCGCGTCGGCCCACCGCGCCGCGGATCGCGACGCCGGTCCGGGCGAGGAGGCCTCTGATCCGGGCGATCGGGGGCGGCGTCCCCGGACCGGTTCCGGCGCGGCCGTCGGGTCGCGTCGTCATATCCCCACCCGTTCGGTGTCCGGATAGAAGCCGTGCCAGGCGAACCACATGGCGTCGAACGCGAGGTGCCGATCGAGCGGCAACGCGTCGGGCGGTGCGGACGTCCCGTCGACCGCGTAGGCGTCGCCGTCGCGTTCGACGTCGAGACCGTCCGGGTTCGCGTAGACGTAGCCCGTGGTTATCCCCTCGTCGGCGACCGCGACGACCGGCGTATCGCCGAGTTTCCCCGACAGCACCGACGCCTCCATCAGCGTCCGCTTGTCGAAGGCAACCGCACCCGCCGCCGTCCGCGCGCCGACGACGACCCGCTTGGACTCGGCGTCGTCGTAGGCCAACAGCGGGAAGTTGGGCTGTCTCCCGGCGTCGGTCGAGTAGTGCCCCGCGACGGGCGGC
The genomic region above belongs to Natronomonas moolapensis 8.8.11 and contains:
- a CDS encoding methyltransferase domain-containing protein, giving the protein MLVVRGSRAFVLAPGETQETDLGVIELPADVTPGTVVETHLGEAFEVRRLRGPDLFEHLERTGAPMMPRDIGLVIGHTGVAAGDRALDAGTGTGVLAAYLGRLGVEVTTYERDAEFAAVARENMATAGVAEQIDVRTGDLTDELDAVEGGYDLLTLDTGDAAAVVERADELLAPGGFLAVYSPFVESARACVEAARSAGLADIETLETIQRRMDFDDRGSRPSTAGVGHTGYLVFARFLPDVG
- a CDS encoding nascent polypeptide-associated complex protein, translating into MFGGGGGLNPRKMKQMMNQMGIDLEDIDAEEVIIRTPEEELVFHDAEVQRMDAQGQQTYQVVGDPDTRPRGEAGSIEEADAGSDAEAADDAIESGFSEDDVEIVATRTGVSEAEAREALEETGDLAAAVQKLE
- a CDS encoding PUA domain-containing protein, which translates into the protein MASDIDALRTVADYQFEAGAGAALFEGDVAIQRTGSGRPQQVIAGGERVVSYGTDGRFTLGVAGGARLQRALEAPAYRVVVGDDSEPFVREERNVFAKFVRRVDPGVRPGDEVLVEHDRGDLLAVGRAELSAEAMSDFNTGMAVKVRDGRPA